A window of Desulfofalx alkaliphila DSM 12257 contains these coding sequences:
- the rpmG gene encoding 50S ribosomal protein L33: MRVGVTLACSQCKRRNYTTTKNKKNDAGRIEMKKYCRFCKTHTAHKETR; this comes from the coding sequence GGGGTGACACTTGCTTGCAGCCAATGCAAGAGAAGAAACTATACAACTACTAAGAATAAAAAAAATGACGCCGGCAGAATAGAAATGAAAAAATATTGCCGTTTCTGCAAAACTCATACTGCGCATAAAGAAACTCGGTAG